From the Hevea brasiliensis isolate MT/VB/25A 57/8 chromosome 15, ASM3005281v1, whole genome shotgun sequence genome, one window contains:
- the LOC131173866 gene encoding TATA-box-binding protein-like, producing the protein MAARRNNPSGIVPTTQNIVSTVDLDCVLDLNHIALHSRNSEYFPKRFSAVIMRIKDPKTTALIFASGKMVCTGAKTEAQSKLAARKFARIIQKLGFPAKFRDFRIQNIVASCDVQFTIRLEKFACTSHGAFSTYEPELFPGLIYRMKQPKLVLLIFVSGNVVIAGAKKRDDFYTAFDNIYPVLAEFKK; encoded by the coding sequence ATGGCTGCCAGGAGGAACAACCCTTCAGGTATAGTTCCTACCACACAGAACATTGTATCGACAGTAGATTTGGACTGCGTATTGGATCTTAACCACATAGCACTGCATTCTCGCAATTCTGAGTACTTTCCTAAGCGTTTCTCCGCTGTGATTATGAGAATCAAAGATCCCAAAACTACTGCCTTGATTTTTGCCTCTGGCAAGATGGTCTGCACTGGTGCAAAAACCGAAGCGCAGTCTAAACTTGCTGCCAGGAAGTTTGCAAGAATTATTCAGAAGCTAGGGTTTCCTGCCAAGTTTAGAGACTTCAGGATTCAGAATATTGTTGCCTCTTGCGATGTTCAGTTCACTATCAGACTTGAGAAGTTTGCCTGCACATCCCATGGTGCCTTTTCCACCTACGAACCTGAACTCTTCCCTGGCCTTATCTACCGCATGAAACAGCCAAAGCTCGTGTTGCTTATCTTTGTCTCTGGGAACGTTGTGATCGCTGGAGCCAAGAAAAGGGATGACTTCTACACTGCCTTCGACAACATATACCCTGTTCTTGCAGAGTTCAAGAAGTAA